A part of Hydrogenispora ethanolica genomic DNA contains:
- the dnaX gene encoding DNA polymerase III subunit gamma/tau, translating to MEYQTLYRRWRPGTFEDVVGQQHVVTTLYHAIEKGRVAHAYLFTGPRGTGKTSIAKIFAKALNCLEPQGAEACDHCANCSRISEGTFLDVIEIDAASNRGIDEIRDLREKVRFAPAEGKYKIYIIDEVHMLTTEAFNALLKTLEEPPQFVVFILATTEIHKIPVTILSRCQRFDFKRFTVAEIKGRLSRILTAEGVTEWSDRGLELIAEHAEGGMRDALGLLEQVLAHGQGRLAEETVRAILGLTSEEAVAALAAAISSHNTGGALAVLSRVNQEGKDIYQFGRSLVGHFRDLLLAEVSGAGDGSGSAADLLRAIEVLADATYEVKRSQQSSLPLELALIKLTAPGLDYAGLEQRLARLERLLDGQAVPLAAAPQPPALAPAISGPKEASVSSQPELHRPQSPVPAPESTPPQTAPPATAGSGAKFDWNEFLEAVKKKKRTLAALIQEGKPLQWDEEQLIVGLPPNLKFHLENLSLAQNRELLESILHEVTGKQVRISCVPATEGTPEAKAGRSAPAAPAAPSVPEPLAKAMAIFGGEVKPITSPKEEKE from the coding sequence ATGGAATATCAAACCCTCTACCGGCGCTGGCGGCCCGGAACCTTTGAAGACGTCGTCGGCCAGCAGCACGTGGTAACCACGCTGTATCACGCCATTGAGAAGGGGCGGGTAGCCCACGCCTATCTCTTCACCGGGCCGCGCGGCACCGGCAAGACCAGTATCGCCAAGATCTTCGCCAAGGCTTTAAACTGCCTGGAGCCCCAGGGCGCCGAGGCTTGCGACCATTGCGCCAATTGCAGCCGGATCAGCGAGGGCACGTTTCTGGATGTGATCGAAATTGACGCCGCCTCCAACCGGGGCATCGACGAAATCCGCGATCTGCGGGAGAAGGTCCGTTTCGCGCCGGCCGAAGGCAAATATAAGATATATATTATCGACGAAGTTCATATGTTGACTACCGAAGCCTTCAACGCGCTGTTGAAGACGCTTGAGGAACCGCCCCAGTTCGTGGTGTTCATCCTGGCGACCACCGAGATTCATAAGATTCCGGTCACGATTCTCTCCCGCTGCCAGCGGTTCGATTTCAAACGGTTCACGGTCGCCGAGATCAAGGGGCGGTTGAGCCGGATCCTCACCGCCGAGGGCGTCACCGAATGGTCGGACCGGGGCCTGGAGCTCATCGCCGAGCATGCCGAAGGCGGGATGCGCGACGCGCTGGGCCTGTTGGAACAGGTCTTGGCCCACGGCCAGGGCCGGCTGGCGGAGGAGACGGTCCGGGCCATTCTGGGATTGACCAGCGAAGAAGCAGTCGCGGCGCTCGCCGCCGCCATCAGCAGCCACAATACCGGCGGCGCCCTGGCGGTGTTGAGCCGGGTCAATCAGGAAGGCAAGGATATCTATCAGTTCGGCCGCAGTTTGGTGGGGCATTTTCGCGATTTGCTGCTGGCCGAGGTCAGCGGGGCCGGGGACGGCTCGGGTTCTGCCGCGGATTTGCTGCGGGCCATCGAAGTGCTGGCCGACGCCACCTATGAGGTGAAACGGAGTCAGCAGAGCTCCTTGCCGTTGGAGTTGGCCCTGATCAAGCTGACCGCCCCCGGGCTGGACTATGCCGGCCTCGAACAGCGCTTGGCCCGCTTGGAACGGCTATTGGACGGCCAGGCCGTCCCGTTGGCCGCTGCGCCTCAACCGCCCGCCCTCGCTCCGGCCATATCCGGCCCGAAAGAAGCGTCCGTTTCATCGCAACCGGAGCTCCACCGGCCGCAGTCGCCGGTTCCGGCCCCGGAGTCGACTCCGCCGCAAACGGCGCCGCCGGCGACGGCCGGCAGCGGCGCCAAGTTCGACTGGAACGAGTTTTTGGAGGCGGTCAAAAAGAAAAAAAGGACTTTGGCGGCTTTAATTCAAGAAGGAAAACCGCTACAATGGGATGAGGAACAATTAATCGTCGGTTTGCCGCCCAATTTAAAATTTCACCTGGAGAATCTGAGTTTGGCTCAGAACCGGGAATTACTGGAGAGTATCTTGCACGAGGTGACCGGGAAGCAGGTGCGGATCAGCTGCGTGCCGGCCACTGAAGGAACGCCGGAAGCGAAGGCCGGCCGGTCCGCCCCCGCCGCCCCGGCCGCACCGTCAGTCCCTGAACCGCTCGCCAAGGCGATGGCGATCTTCGGCGGAGAAGTCAAACCGATTACCAGTCCAAAGGAGGAGAAAGAATGA
- a CDS encoding YbaB/EbfC family nucleoid-associated protein, with protein sequence MMPNMQQAMKQIQKMQAEMARVQQELESKTVTATAGGGVVTVEVSGKLELKKIEINPEVVTSDDLEMLQDLITAAVNEGIKKAQEMAANDMAKVTGNLNIPGLPGLF encoded by the coding sequence ATGATGCCGAATATGCAACAAGCGATGAAACAGATTCAAAAGATGCAGGCGGAGATGGCCCGCGTCCAGCAGGAGCTGGAATCCAAGACCGTGACCGCCACCGCCGGCGGCGGCGTGGTGACCGTGGAAGTCTCCGGCAAGCTGGAACTGAAAAAGATCGAGATCAATCCGGAAGTGGTGACGAGCGACGATCTGGAGATGCTGCAGGATCTGATCACCGCCGCGGTCAACGAAGGAATCAAGAAAGCCCAGGAGATGGCGGCCAACGATATGGCCAAGGTGACGGGCAACCTCAATATCCCCGGCCTGCCGGGACTCTTCTAA
- a CDS encoding prenyltransferase: MKKIILWLKAMRASFFPTSFISVLVGAAVSSGEHPVSPAAFCLALLVVVSNQAGANLINDYFDAAGSDPLNQNSSPFNGGSRLIQRKILARQTYFKAAVLAFGIALLTSALAAVAYRNLLIFGLGLAGAAIGWTYSAVPFRGMSRGWGELTLGIGYGPLAVLGSYLLQTNQFAWKPVLAGVPVGFLIMGVLILNELPDVAADRAAGKRNLVVRAGGSRAGLWVYLTVITLVYLAISIGVFAGVFPPGILISYFSIPLAVWIVLKTWSCRSRIPELIPAMAGNVGLTILIGLLLSLGFWGH, encoded by the coding sequence ATGAAAAAGATAATTCTTTGGCTGAAAGCGATGCGGGCTTCGTTCTTTCCGACCTCTTTCATCTCCGTGCTGGTGGGAGCGGCGGTCAGCAGCGGCGAGCATCCGGTGAGTCCGGCGGCGTTTTGTTTGGCTTTGCTGGTGGTGGTCAGCAATCAGGCGGGCGCCAACCTGATCAATGACTATTTTGACGCCGCGGGGAGCGATCCGCTCAATCAGAATTCGAGCCCCTTTAACGGGGGCAGCCGGTTGATCCAGCGGAAAATACTGGCGCGGCAGACTTATTTCAAGGCCGCGGTGCTCGCCTTCGGGATCGCGCTGCTCACCTCGGCCCTGGCGGCCGTGGCCTATCGCAATCTGCTCATCTTCGGCCTGGGATTGGCCGGGGCCGCCATCGGCTGGACCTATAGCGCCGTGCCGTTCCGCGGCATGAGCCGGGGCTGGGGGGAGCTGACGTTGGGAATCGGCTACGGACCGCTGGCGGTCCTGGGGAGCTACCTGCTGCAGACCAACCAGTTCGCCTGGAAACCGGTGCTGGCCGGGGTGCCGGTCGGCTTTTTGATCATGGGGGTGCTGATCCTCAACGAACTGCCGGACGTGGCGGCCGACCGGGCGGCCGGCAAGCGGAACCTGGTGGTCCGGGCCGGCGGCAGCCGCGCCGGACTCTGGGTCTATTTGACCGTGATTACCCTGGTTTATCTGGCGATTTCCATCGGAGTCTTTGCCGGGGTGTTTCCGCCGGGCATTCTGATCTCGTATTTCTCCATTCCCCTGGCGGTGTGGATCGTCTTGAAGACCTGGAGCTGCCGGAGCCGGATCCCGGAGCTGATCCCGGCCATGGCCGGCAATGTGGGCCTGACCATTCTGATCGGCCTCTTGCTCAGCCTGGGCTTTTGGGGGCATTAG
- the recR gene encoding recombination mediator RecR: protein MLYPQPMTRLIHELSKLPGVGPRTAQRLAFHVLTLSDEEVGKLAEALLEAKHKIGFCTICGQLTETSPCATCRDPGRDQTLLCVVEEPKDVIAMEKTRIFKGLYHVLGGAISPLEGIGPEELRLKELLDRLRTGSFEELIIATDPNIEGEATALYLSKILHPLGLRITRLARGLPVGGDLEYIDEITLSKAFEGRTDL, encoded by the coding sequence ATGCTGTATCCCCAACCCATGACCCGGCTCATCCATGAACTGTCCAAACTTCCGGGAGTCGGGCCCCGTACCGCTCAACGACTGGCTTTTCATGTGTTGACCCTCTCCGACGAGGAGGTGGGGAAGCTGGCGGAAGCACTGTTGGAAGCCAAACACAAGATCGGGTTTTGCACGATCTGCGGCCAATTGACCGAGACTTCCCCCTGCGCCACCTGCCGGGATCCGGGACGGGATCAGACCCTGCTCTGCGTGGTGGAGGAACCCAAAGACGTCATCGCCATGGAGAAGACCCGCATCTTCAAAGGGCTGTATCATGTCTTGGGCGGAGCCATTTCGCCGCTGGAGGGGATCGGCCCCGAGGAACTGCGCCTCAAAGAGCTGCTGGACCGGTTGCGCACCGGCAGCTTTGAAGAGCTGATCATCGCCACCGACCCCAACATCGAAGGAGAGGCCACCGCGCTGTACCTGAGCAAGATCCTCCATCCGCTCGGCCTGCGGATCACCCGCCTGGCGCGGGGACTGCCGGTCGGCGGCGATCTGGAGTATATCGATGAGATCACGCTCAGCAAGGCGTTT